A window of Primulina tabacum isolate GXHZ01 chromosome 4, ASM2559414v2, whole genome shotgun sequence contains these coding sequences:
- the LOC142541606 gene encoding uncharacterized protein LOC142541606 isoform X1 has product MKKAPSFRSMVSTVDINFAQSTAAFLCSEIRDTIPSEPSPPEAAEQPHLHQGVKDFVALYGEKRVVLDIDLNVALNVDEDFDFPEVNYRGVQVNGRKFWREAANNVSENGVEAHFSEIIEIRSVKKKDLGYNNRRWAALLEAAEIASAVYEECPTKREGKVIQIEQRNQNHDAGSTAVEVAPPLLRLRRERAAALPNKYRDSVLDYTAEAAIIATKRKFSRFSTCW; this is encoded by the exons ATGAAAAAAGCTCCGAGTTTTCGATCCATGGTGTCAACGGTAGACATCAATTTCGCGCAGTCGACGGCGGCTTTCTTATGCAGCGAGATTCGCGACACAATTCCTTCTGAACCATCTCCGCCGGAGGCGGCGGAGCAGCCTCACCTCCACCAAGGTGTAAAAGACTTCGTGGCTCTATACGGGGAGAAGAGGGTTGTGTTGGATATCGACTTGAATGTTGCTTTGAATGTAGATGAAGATTTCGACTTTCCGGAGGTCAACTACCGCGGGGTGCAGGTGAATGGCCGAAAATTTTGGCGGGAGGCGGCGAATAATGTTTCTGAGAATGGAGTTGAAGCTCATTTTTCAGAAATCATTGAAATTAGATCAGTAAAGAAAAAAGATTTGGGATACAATAATCGACGGTGGGCGGCACTTCTTGAGGCGGCGGAGATTGCTTCCGCCGTGTATGAAGAATGTCCAACAAAGAGAGAAGGGAAAGTCATTCAAATCGAGCAACGGAATCAAAATCACGACGCGGGCAGCACGGCGGTGGAGGTGGCGCCTCCGTTGTTGCGTCTGAGGAGGGAGAGGGCGGCGGCGTTACCTAACAAGTATAGGGACTCAGTTCTGGACTACACAGCGGAAGCCGCCATTATTGCCACCAAGAGGAAGTTCTCCAG gttttctacgtgttggtaa
- the LOC142541606 gene encoding uncharacterized protein LOC142541606 isoform X2: MKKAPSFRSMVSTVDINFAQSTAAFLCSEIRDTIPSEPSPPEAAEQPHLHQGVKDFVALYGEKRVVLDIDLNVALNVDEDFDFPEVNYRGVQVNGRKFWREAANNVSENGVEAHFSEIIEIRSVKKKDLGYNNRRWAALLEAAEIASAVYEECPTKREGKVIQIEQRNQNHDAGSTAVEVAPPLLRLRRERAAALPNKYRDSVLDYTAEAAIIATKRKFSR; encoded by the coding sequence ATGAAAAAAGCTCCGAGTTTTCGATCCATGGTGTCAACGGTAGACATCAATTTCGCGCAGTCGACGGCGGCTTTCTTATGCAGCGAGATTCGCGACACAATTCCTTCTGAACCATCTCCGCCGGAGGCGGCGGAGCAGCCTCACCTCCACCAAGGTGTAAAAGACTTCGTGGCTCTATACGGGGAGAAGAGGGTTGTGTTGGATATCGACTTGAATGTTGCTTTGAATGTAGATGAAGATTTCGACTTTCCGGAGGTCAACTACCGCGGGGTGCAGGTGAATGGCCGAAAATTTTGGCGGGAGGCGGCGAATAATGTTTCTGAGAATGGAGTTGAAGCTCATTTTTCAGAAATCATTGAAATTAGATCAGTAAAGAAAAAAGATTTGGGATACAATAATCGACGGTGGGCGGCACTTCTTGAGGCGGCGGAGATTGCTTCCGCCGTGTATGAAGAATGTCCAACAAAGAGAGAAGGGAAAGTCATTCAAATCGAGCAACGGAATCAAAATCACGACGCGGGCAGCACGGCGGTGGAGGTGGCGCCTCCGTTGTTGCGTCTGAGGAGGGAGAGGGCGGCGGCGTTACCTAACAAGTATAGGGACTCAGTTCTGGACTACACAGCGGAAGCCGCCATTATTGCCACCAAGAGGAAGTTCTCCAGGTGA